Part of the Leptospira yasudae genome is shown below.
AGGAATCTTTTTCTGATTTCCGTTCCATCGGAGAATCATCTCTTTCGGCTCGAATCGGAATTCCTTTAACGCTAACGAATTTTTAGGAATGATATACAAATCGGAGGAAGTAGATTTCCAAAACCACGCTTCCTTATTTTCGATTCCGAAAGAATTCTCCCGTTGAAGACAATGAGTAAGATCCTCGAAAAAATTTCGAGTGATCGGATGTAGATCCAACGAACGCAGATAACGGTCGATGAAAAATTTTCTTTCTCTTTGTGAAAGATCGTTTAAAACCCAGATATCGATTTTCAAAAAAGAAGGAATCTTTTGCGGACTTGTTTCGGCTTCTTTCGGAAAAAGTTTCGCCGCAGGTTTTTCCATCCGATGAAAGTTCTTATAAATCCGATCCGGATCGGCTCCTTCGCTTAACAATAACGGAACGATATCGTTCCGAATTCTGTTTCTAAGATATTCGTTGCTTTGATTGGATTCGTCCTCGAACACGGGCCAAAATTCCGTTCGTAACACGGTTTTGATTTCTTCTTTCGTAAACGCGAATAGAGGTCTGAATCGATTCTTCTCGTACCAACCCAAGGTGCGCAAGGAACTCCAACCGCCTCCGCGGATCAGATTCAACAGAATCGTTTCCAAATAGTCGTTCGAATGGTGGCCGGTAACGATATAACCTTCGTAACGATCCGAAATTCGTTTCAGATCCTTATAACGAAAAGCCCTTCCGGTTTCTTCGAGCGTCTTTCCTAACTTACGCGATAAGAGAGGAACGTTTTTTTTTTTAAAGATTCTCGGAAACGGAAAAGTGGTTTCCGCATATTCAAGAATTCGTTTTTCCTGTTCCAGATTGAAACGGATCGAATGATCCAAATGATAGATGCAAGGTGCGGGAATTTTTTTTTCGACCCAAAGCCAAAAGTAAAAATGAAGTAAAAGGGAAGAATCCTTTCCGCCGGAATACGAAAGAATTGCGGGGCGGGACAGAATCATTTCTTGAAAGGGAAGAATTCTTTCCCATACGGTTTCAAAAATTTTTCGAGTGGATTCGGAGATCTTATCTCTCATGGCAATTCGCAAATGCAGGTTTAACGGATCCTCCGGATTGCTGCAAGAGTAATATCGTCCATCTGTTCTTGGTTTCCCGTAAATTTACGGATCTCGGAAACGATTCCATCCAACATCGCCTGCAAAGGTTCGGTTTGAAAACGGAGAATGGAATTCTTAAATCGTTCCGCTTCGAACTGGATTCCGTCCCGATCGGAAGCTTCTAAAACTCCGTCCGTACACATGATTAAAAGATCGCCCGGCTGCATTCTAAATTGGTTTAGATTTTCGAATTTGGAAACGTCCGGATCGATTCCCAATATGATACCGCCCGTCGCAATCTCTTCGATTTTTTTGGAGGCCGCGCGATAGAGATATAGATTT
Proteins encoded:
- the tilS gene encoding tRNA lysidine(34) synthetase TilS, coding for MRDKISESTRKIFETVWERILPFQEMILSRPAILSYSGGKDSSLLLHFYFWLWVEKKIPAPCIYHLDHSIRFNLEQEKRILEYAETTFPFPRIFKKKNVPLLSRKLGKTLEETGRAFRYKDLKRISDRYEGYIVTGHHSNDYLETILLNLIRGGGWSSLRTLGWYEKNRFRPLFAFTKEEIKTVLRTEFWPVFEDESNQSNEYLRNRIRNDIVPLLLSEGADPDRIYKNFHRMEKPAAKLFPKEAETSPQKIPSFLKIDIWVLNDLSQRERKFFIDRYLRSLDLHPITRNFFEDLTHCLQRENSFGIENKEAWFWKSTSSDLYIIPKNSLALKEFRFEPKEMILRWNGNQKKIPPGLIPDLCPPGAKIRKNGMSIEISEIFRQKEIPVPVRKMLPILYGEGKVDVICLSLWDTRISDIVADREVEILPDLLEPG